In Paenibacillus kyungheensis, the following are encoded in one genomic region:
- a CDS encoding adenine deaminase: MAVDLLITNVQVYNSYYKEFRTGDVAVKGEQFLYIGQQSSDRFVATQVIEGHRRYMIPGLIDIHLHIESSMVTPATFSHGILRRGVTTIVPEPHEMANVFGLEGVKEMIAASQEVICDMMYSIPSSVPATPLETTGGSIEIADIDELMRTESIICLGEIMNYVDVIRDPECKTNQILRHMKTHYPHLVIEGHTPKLLDLDLHQLITAGIDSDHTHQSIEGMTERIAAGMFIELQEKSMTPEIIDYMITHDVAEHFCFVTDDVMTDSLAWRGHLDYIVRKAIQMGMTPEAAIYAATFTPAKRMKMSDRGAIAPGKLADFVLLSDIEQFQIDEVYKKGLCVYQQDQPYVQPSSEPQFPSHFYNSVKLELLNEQHFQVPVPHSDSLYECRVMMVKDGSTFTEERLTDVSVRNQQLMWEQSGYGLIATFERYGKNGNHAYGLIGGDTITRGAIATTYSHDNHNLLVVGRNPQDMAIAANEVISKQGGFCVVLDGKVIASLHLPVGGILTEAPLEETAIAVDQLVTAMRELGYKHYNPIMSISTHSLPVSPALKITDYGLIDVNKGEVVPLLTGVTRDQINNSDQK, from the coding sequence ATCGCTGTTGATCTGCTGATCACAAATGTGCAAGTGTACAATAGTTACTACAAAGAATTTCGTACAGGCGATGTAGCTGTTAAGGGCGAACAATTTTTATATATCGGTCAGCAAAGCAGTGATCGTTTTGTAGCTACACAAGTGATCGAAGGTCATAGACGGTATATGATTCCCGGGCTGATCGATATTCATTTGCATATTGAAAGTTCGATGGTCACGCCAGCGACATTCTCTCACGGTATTTTACGTCGCGGAGTCACCACGATCGTACCGGAACCGCACGAGATGGCCAATGTATTCGGGCTTGAAGGGGTCAAAGAAATGATCGCCGCCAGTCAAGAAGTGATATGCGATATGATGTACAGTATTCCTAGCTCTGTACCCGCAACACCGCTTGAAACAACAGGCGGTTCTATCGAGATTGCGGATATTGACGAGTTGATGCGCACCGAGTCTATTATTTGTCTCGGTGAAATTATGAACTATGTCGATGTGATACGTGATCCTGAATGTAAAACCAATCAGATTTTACGCCATATGAAGACTCATTATCCGCATCTTGTTATTGAAGGGCATACGCCTAAGTTACTTGATCTGGATCTTCATCAATTGATCACAGCAGGCATCGATTCTGATCATACCCACCAGAGTATAGAAGGGATGACAGAACGTATAGCAGCAGGGATGTTTATTGAACTGCAAGAGAAATCGATGACACCGGAAATTATCGATTATATGATCACTCACGATGTAGCAGAGCATTTCTGCTTTGTGACCGATGATGTAATGACAGATAGTCTAGCGTGGCGTGGGCATCTCGATTATATCGTTCGTAAAGCGATTCAGATGGGTATGACACCTGAAGCGGCGATCTATGCGGCTACTTTTACACCTGCAAAACGGATGAAGATGAGTGATCGTGGAGCTATAGCACCCGGTAAGTTAGCGGATTTTGTTTTACTATCAGATATCGAGCAGTTCCAGATTGATGAAGTGTATAAAAAAGGATTATGTGTGTATCAGCAAGATCAGCCGTATGTACAGCCTTCTTCCGAACCGCAATTTCCGTCGCACTTTTATAACAGTGTGAAGTTAGAATTGCTGAACGAACAACATTTTCAAGTTCCAGTTCCTCACAGTGACAGTCTGTATGAATGTCGGGTCATGATGGTCAAAGACGGATCAACATTTACCGAAGAACGTCTTACCGATGTAAGTGTGCGTAATCAGCAGTTGATGTGGGAACAGAGTGGGTATGGATTGATTGCTACATTTGAACGGTATGGAAAAAATGGCAATCATGCGTATGGGCTGATCGGTGGAGATACGATTACACGTGGTGCGATAGCGACAACGTATTCACATGACAATCATAATTTACTTGTTGTCGGTCGTAATCCACAAGATATGGCAATAGCAGCGAATGAAGTCATTAGCAAGCAAGGCGGCTTCTGTGTTGTGTTAGACGGCAAAGTGATTGCTTCACTGCACTTACCTGTAGGCGGTATCTTAACAGAAGCCCCTCTGGAAGAAACAGCAATTGCTGTCGATCAACTGGTTACAGCTATGCGCGAGTTAGGATATAAGCATTACAATCCGATTATGTCGATCAGTACGCATTCGTTACCCGTTAGCCCTGCACTCAAAATTACGGATTATGGTCTAATAGATGTGAATAAAGGAGAAGTAGTACCTTTATTAACAGGAGTTACTCGAGATCAAATAAATAATTCAGACCAAAAATAG
- a CDS encoding ABC transporter ATP-binding protein, translating to MTLLSLEQVSVAYDNHLILENFDLKLEEGKLLSLLGPSGCGKTTTLRLIAGFLEAKGGKFMFDGRDYTNLPVNKRNFGFVFQSYALFPHLSVYDNVAFGLRLRKVKEAQVKEKVLRMLDIVSLNGFEKRFPQELSGGQRQRVAIARALVIEPDLLLFDEPLSNLDANLRVTMRVEIRRLQQELGMTAVYVSHDQEECFSISDQVAIMNAGKIEQLGAPTDIYQYPKTEYVARFIGFNNFLVFDGTRQGNTGLEWTIGDYGFAVQLQAGQSTAETYKGAIRPEDLRITRLDELTDLQKSLSNQVPGTVKVSTYLGRSYQFEVQTALGAFTVNQEMDIPIAPGQQVMITFPADKIVMVGQ from the coding sequence ATGACATTACTCAGCTTAGAACAGGTATCGGTGGCGTATGATAACCACCTGATTTTGGAGAATTTCGATCTCAAATTAGAAGAAGGTAAATTACTTTCATTACTCGGACCAAGCGGCTGTGGCAAAACAACCACTTTGCGTCTGATTGCAGGCTTTTTAGAGGCTAAAGGTGGCAAATTTATGTTCGACGGGCGAGATTATACGAATCTGCCAGTCAACAAACGCAATTTTGGATTTGTATTTCAAAGTTATGCGTTATTTCCACATTTGTCGGTCTATGATAATGTAGCGTTCGGCTTACGTTTACGCAAAGTGAAAGAAGCACAGGTTAAAGAAAAAGTATTGCGAATGCTTGATATTGTGAGTCTAAATGGCTTTGAAAAGCGGTTCCCGCAAGAATTATCCGGTGGACAACGTCAACGTGTAGCGATTGCGCGTGCACTTGTGATTGAGCCTGACCTGCTGTTATTCGATGAGCCATTAAGTAATCTGGATGCCAATCTAAGAGTAACGATGCGTGTGGAGATTCGTCGTTTACAACAAGAATTAGGCATGACTGCGGTCTATGTGTCTCATGATCAGGAAGAATGTTTTTCGATCTCGGATCAAGTAGCGATTATGAACGCTGGTAAAATCGAGCAATTAGGCGCACCAACAGATATTTATCAATATCCCAAAACAGAATATGTAGCTCGTTTTATCGGGTTTAATAACTTTTTGGTTTTTGATGGTACACGTCAAGGAAATACAGGATTAGAGTGGACGATTGGCGATTATGGATTTGCTGTGCAGTTACAAGCAGGGCAATCGACAGCTGAGACATACAAAGGCGCAATTCGTCCGGAAGACTTACGCATTACTCGGTTAGATGAATTGACTGATCTGCAAAAGTCTTTGTCTAATCAAGTACCGGGCACAGTCAAAGTCAGTACGTATCTAGGACGTAGTTATCAATTTGAAGTACAGACAGCGTTAGGAGCATTTACAGTGAATCAAGAAATGGATATCCCGATCGCACCCGGTCAACAGGTGATGATTACTTTTCCAGCGGATAAGATTGTGATGGTGGGACAATGA
- a CDS encoding ABC transporter permease, whose product MKEKHYGLAIFSTLVFIFLLGPLVIISVTSFGPGTVLKFPPDGFSLKWYQNIWAVDMFPKTFVTSIVISLLGNLLALILGVPAAYALSRYHFRGRDLLNAIFLSPVLIPGIVLGFTMLKYVLVMYHLPIYTGLLVGHTVIMLPFIIRVIGSSLSNFDFSIEEAAVSLGAGRLQAFFRVVLPNIRSGIMAAVLIAFLESFNNVDISVFMTGPGISTLPIQMLTYVQNYFDPTIAAISVVLMILTGLLMFVIERLMGGLAYFTKR is encoded by the coding sequence ATGAAAGAAAAACATTACGGGCTGGCGATATTTAGTACGTTAGTCTTTATTTTTCTGCTAGGACCACTGGTGATCATCTCGGTCACCTCATTCGGGCCGGGTACGGTATTGAAATTCCCACCGGATGGATTTTCACTCAAATGGTATCAAAATATATGGGCAGTCGATATGTTTCCGAAGACGTTTGTCACATCGATTGTGATCTCGTTACTAGGGAATCTGCTTGCTTTGATTCTCGGTGTGCCAGCGGCATATGCACTAAGTCGATATCATTTTCGCGGACGTGATTTGCTGAATGCCATCTTTTTATCACCGGTACTGATTCCAGGGATTGTACTTGGTTTTACGATGCTCAAATATGTATTAGTCATGTACCATTTACCGATTTATACCGGTCTATTGGTTGGACATACAGTGATCATGTTGCCGTTTATTATTCGAGTGATTGGTTCCAGCCTATCGAACTTTGACTTCTCTATTGAAGAAGCGGCAGTCAGTCTTGGCGCAGGACGATTACAAGCATTTTTCAGAGTGGTGTTACCGAATATACGCTCAGGCATTATGGCGGCGGTATTAATCGCTTTTCTGGAGTCATTCAATAATGTCGATATCTCGGTATTTATGACAGGGCCGGGAATTAGTACATTACCGATCCAGATGTTGACGTATGTACAGAATTATTTCGATCCAACAATAGCTGCGATTTCGGTCGTGTTAATGATATTAACCGGTCTGTTGATGTTCGTGATTGAACGTCTCATGGGTGGGCTGGCTTACTTTACCAAACGATAA
- a CDS encoding ABC transporter permease, giving the protein MKINKMYWLLLPGLLFLTVFMLIPIILTIGSTFVQEGKPTLEGYLYFFRDAYFNRILLTTLRVSVFTTVICIALGYPVAYYISRLGTRKKGILLALSIFPLLTSPVVRSFSWMIILGRKGLVNNALVATGIVDKPIEILYTPTAMIIGLVHLFLPLIIITLVGVMENVDSELIRAAESLGASRFTALRKVLFPLTIPGLIIGSVLVFVGSLTAYTTPALLGGKERVISTFLYQNAMTLNDWYLASVIATIMIVITLVVVGLMNKVATKLNPKG; this is encoded by the coding sequence ATGAAAATCAATAAGATGTACTGGCTGCTCCTACCCGGGCTGCTGTTCCTTACCGTATTTATGCTGATCCCGATTATATTGACGATTGGCTCAACGTTTGTGCAAGAAGGCAAACCGACTTTGGAAGGGTATCTGTACTTTTTCAGAGATGCGTATTTCAATCGGATTCTACTGACTACACTACGAGTCAGTGTATTTACAACAGTGATCTGTATCGCTCTGGGTTATCCGGTGGCTTACTATATTTCTCGCTTGGGTACGCGGAAAAAAGGGATTTTGCTAGCCTTATCTATTTTTCCACTACTCACTAGCCCTGTGGTGCGCTCGTTTAGCTGGATGATTATTCTAGGACGTAAAGGTCTGGTGAATAATGCTCTAGTCGCTACAGGTATTGTCGATAAGCCGATCGAAATTTTGTATACACCAACAGCGATGATTATCGGACTGGTACATCTATTTCTACCATTGATCATTATTACGCTTGTCGGTGTGATGGAAAATGTAGATAGTGAACTGATTCGTGCGGCAGAAAGTCTGGGCGCTTCTCGGTTTACCGCGTTGCGTAAAGTATTATTCCCGCTCACGATTCCGGGTCTGATTATCGGAAGTGTACTTGTATTTGTCGGTAGTCTAACTGCATATACAACGCCAGCCTTGCTTGGAGGTAAGGAACGGGTAATCTCTACATTCCTGTATCAGAATGCGATGACATTGAATGATTGGTATCTAGCTTCTGTGATTGCGACGATTATGATTGTGATTACACTGGTTGTTGTAGGATTGATGAACAAAGTAGCCACCAAATTGAATCCGAAGGGGTGA
- a CDS encoding nucleoside hydrolase, with translation MDVDTGIDDALGIMLAVGSGSCDILGITTVNGNVSMQQATTNTFKILQLIDRTDIPVFAGADTPLVRKPRFEHSVHGNDGIGGALTEMKVEQQVQPQAAHEFMIEQIMNHPGEITLILTAPLTNVALAIQQQPEIVANVKEIVIMGGAVNEYGNITPTAEYNMYVDPEAAKQVLNAGFANLVLVPLDVTRKVLLNNNHLGALNRTAQPEIAVYVGQSTSAYMERYEQRNGVKACAMHDPLAVAAALYPGVISTTLYHVDIETNSDLCDGQTVCDFQNRLGKQPNVQVALKVNHIAFFKIFLESLSNLKATQPVASVEIELIENAEQISLK, from the coding sequence ATGGATGTAGATACAGGAATCGATGATGCGCTCGGTATCATGCTAGCTGTCGGTAGCGGCAGTTGTGACATTCTAGGCATTACGACGGTTAACGGTAATGTATCGATGCAACAGGCGACGACGAATACATTCAAAATTCTACAGTTGATTGATCGTACGGATATCCCTGTTTTTGCAGGAGCAGATACTCCGTTAGTACGGAAGCCGAGATTCGAACATTCGGTTCATGGCAATGATGGCATCGGTGGCGCATTAACCGAAATGAAGGTGGAGCAACAGGTTCAACCTCAAGCCGCTCACGAATTTATGATTGAGCAAATTATGAACCATCCCGGTGAGATCACATTGATTCTCACCGCACCACTGACCAATGTCGCATTAGCGATTCAACAACAACCAGAGATTGTCGCTAACGTCAAAGAAATCGTTATTATGGGTGGCGCCGTCAATGAATACGGCAATATCACACCAACGGCTGAATACAATATGTACGTCGATCCTGAAGCCGCCAAGCAAGTCCTAAACGCAGGCTTTGCCAATCTAGTACTTGTACCATTAGACGTGACACGCAAAGTATTGCTAAACAACAACCATCTCGGCGCACTCAACCGAACCGCTCAACCTGAAATCGCAGTATATGTAGGTCAGAGCACATCCGCTTATATGGAGCGCTACGAACAACGCAATGGAGTCAAAGCATGCGCAATGCACGACCCACTTGCAGTAGCCGCCGCTCTGTATCCCGGTGTAATCAGTACCACGTTATACCATGTCGATATCGAAACCAACAGCGACCTATGCGACGGACAAACCGTATGCGATTTTCAAAATCGTTTGGGCAAACAACCCAACGTCCAAGTCGCTCTAAAGGTCAACCATATCGCCTTTTTCAAAATCTTTTTGGAATCCCTGAGTAATCTCAAAGCAACTCAACCTGTAGCAAGTGTAGAAATAGAACTGATCGAAAATGCAGAGCAAATTTCCTTAAAATAA
- a CDS encoding ABC transporter substrate-binding protein, with product MSKKWMSGLLALTLAGVGLAGCGTTIDQNGNASTGGSADGQKELVISTWGFSEDFLQESVFQPFEKEHNVKIVLETGNNAERLNKIRQGSTNVDLIYLSDYYAQQAIDDNLLEPIDRTKLTNLDHIYDIAKAPNGEKYGPAYTVAQLGIAYNPALVSGEVTSWSDLWKPEFANNVTMPAITATAGPMMIDAASRVAGNKEFNEDAAFTQLKALDPSVVKYYSQTSEYVNMIGQEEIAGGPIMEMYFKDIQAAVPGAKFVTPSEGAYAVINTVNIVKGSDNKELAEEFIDWQLSKDVQEKSAKAKVDSPVNKDVVLTDEEAQGITYGADIIENLRKLDMEFVNKNMPAWTDRWNREIGG from the coding sequence ATGAGTAAAAAGTGGATGAGTGGATTACTGGCATTAACATTAGCAGGTGTAGGGCTTGCAGGTTGTGGAACAACGATTGATCAAAACGGTAATGCAAGTACAGGTGGCAGCGCAGATGGACAAAAAGAACTGGTTATCTCGACATGGGGATTTTCGGAAGATTTTCTACAAGAATCAGTTTTCCAACCGTTTGAAAAAGAACATAATGTCAAAATCGTACTCGAAACAGGCAACAATGCAGAGCGGTTAAACAAAATTCGTCAGGGCAGTACCAATGTGGATCTGATCTACCTCTCGGATTATTATGCACAACAAGCGATAGACGATAATTTACTCGAACCGATTGATCGTACCAAATTGACGAATTTAGATCACATTTATGATATTGCCAAAGCTCCCAATGGCGAAAAATATGGCCCTGCTTATACGGTAGCTCAGCTCGGTATTGCATACAATCCAGCTTTGGTTAGTGGTGAAGTAACATCATGGAGCGATCTATGGAAACCGGAATTTGCTAATAATGTAACGATGCCAGCGATTACAGCAACCGCAGGTCCGATGATGATCGATGCCGCTTCGCGCGTAGCAGGTAATAAAGAATTCAACGAAGATGCAGCATTTACACAACTGAAAGCTTTAGACCCGAGTGTGGTCAAATACTATAGCCAAACCTCAGAATACGTGAATATGATCGGACAAGAAGAGATTGCAGGTGGCCCGATTATGGAAATGTATTTCAAAGATATTCAAGCTGCTGTACCGGGTGCGAAGTTCGTCACTCCATCTGAAGGGGCTTATGCAGTCATCAATACAGTGAATATCGTTAAAGGTAGCGATAACAAAGAGCTGGCTGAAGAATTTATCGACTGGCAATTGAGCAAAGACGTACAAGAGAAATCGGCAAAAGCCAAAGTTGATTCTCCTGTAAATAAAGATGTGGTACTGACAGACGAAGAAGCGCAAGGAATTACGTACGGTGCAGATATTATTGAAAATCTACGTAAGTTAGATATGGAATTTGTTAATAAAAATATGCCAGCATGGACAGATCGTTGGAACCGTGAAATCGGGGGTTAA
- a CDS encoding DUF2294 domain-containing protein — translation MNLLDHNESKKKMAQLYNEVSKELFGYGTTLLRVSVEDHIITFQARHRRSPRSAALEGEDPALKQEVDFRLSTVYKRKFREKLEQELQLNIEAILRDYDASTQWAFTNVVLAENQ, via the coding sequence ATGAATCTTCTAGATCACAATGAGTCCAAAAAGAAAATGGCACAGTTATATAACGAAGTATCCAAAGAACTATTTGGCTATGGAACCACTTTGTTACGAGTTTCGGTCGAAGATCATATTATTACGTTTCAAGCCAGACACCGACGTTCTCCACGGTCGGCTGCACTTGAAGGCGAAGATCCAGCACTCAAGCAGGAAGTCGATTTTCGTTTATCGACCGTCTATAAGCGTAAATTTCGTGAAAAGTTAGAACAAGAATTGCAATTGAATATTGAAGCTATATTGCGCGATTATGATGCGTCTACTCAATGGGCTTTTACCAATGTGGTACTGGCGGAGAATCAATAA
- a CDS encoding Imm63 family immunity protein — protein sequence MKTEAQYIEQLHSLLQRTSLQEEEYRDYITNPFVQSFLDDFAPFVELTATGYRLKMYERGQTVFTKMIYDEEAMLYWILAYTIELVTHIRLLRKYKVDNKTSFLTYDDDLIQEWKNEQTQIFDAIGGIYAQWWHETGKRAEIESR from the coding sequence ATGAAAACAGAAGCGCAATATATAGAACAATTACATTCGTTATTACAACGTACTTCATTACAGGAAGAAGAGTATCGCGACTATATCACCAATCCATTTGTACAATCTTTTTTAGATGATTTTGCTCCTTTTGTAGAGCTAACGGCTACCGGATATCGATTGAAAATGTATGAACGGGGTCAAACGGTTTTTACCAAAATGATCTATGATGAAGAAGCAATGCTGTACTGGATATTAGCCTATACGATAGAACTGGTGACTCATATTCGGTTATTGCGCAAATACAAAGTCGATAACAAAACGTCTTTTTTAACCTATGATGATGATCTGATTCAGGAATGGAAAAATGAGCAGACCCAGATATTTGATGCGATTGGCGGCATATATGCACAGTGGTGGCATGAGACAGGTAAACGAGCAGAAATCGAGTCCCGATAA
- a CDS encoding ankyrin repeat domain-containing protein, whose protein sequence is MYVIANVGKFAQLPPIALHIYNKDIAALEQSFIEGWDIEEPFVLSEYTTITPLDMAITLEHDKVVHWLVKHGVNLNAKDNPAFLLAVRYGEEPLIRYLYEHGAQINRLNRVQSSAYDTAYFGKKKNIALIYELGLDIQKYGGSVLRKAVTNHDLQTIDFLLDHGVDINYNKPDMVYPYHATPLTVATRNENVEMVEYLIQRGADVTIAEKNGERPYTIAVINKNEYLAQLLKSLEPAAFHNEQNKLYTLQSYKLPKTLIEFLNTDERVLQWEDSDQQTQQIELLSLLDTVEMKVGRQRYLRLSAEISLYSDLCIVWNPTKKVIGCYDEEHLTYTALGTWSDFSDDPGKFMDSLV, encoded by the coding sequence ATGTACGTGATTGCAAATGTCGGGAAGTTTGCCCAATTGCCACCGATTGCTTTACATATATACAATAAGGATATAGCTGCTTTAGAGCAATCATTTATAGAAGGTTGGGATATTGAAGAACCGTTTGTTTTGAGTGAATATACTACGATTACTCCATTAGATATGGCAATAACGTTAGAACACGATAAAGTAGTGCATTGGTTAGTGAAGCATGGTGTGAATTTGAATGCCAAAGACAATCCTGCTTTTTTGTTAGCTGTACGATACGGAGAAGAACCGCTGATTCGATACTTATATGAGCATGGTGCGCAGATCAATCGATTGAATCGAGTCCAATCCAGTGCTTATGATACCGCTTATTTTGGCAAAAAAAAGAATATAGCGCTGATCTATGAATTGGGATTAGATATCCAAAAATATGGAGGGTCTGTTTTGCGTAAAGCAGTGACGAATCATGATCTACAAACGATCGATTTCTTACTAGATCATGGAGTAGATATCAATTACAATAAGCCAGACATGGTCTATCCGTATCATGCGACTCCGCTTACTGTAGCTACCCGTAATGAAAATGTAGAAATGGTAGAGTATTTGATTCAGCGTGGAGCAGATGTCACAATAGCCGAAAAAAATGGAGAACGTCCATACACTATAGCGGTTATCAATAAAAATGAGTACTTAGCACAACTGTTAAAAAGTCTAGAGCCTGCTGCATTTCATAATGAGCAAAATAAATTATATACTTTGCAAAGTTACAAACTTCCTAAAACATTAATCGAATTTTTAAATACAGACGAGCGGGTATTGCAGTGGGAAGATTCTGACCAGCAAACACAGCAGATTGAATTGTTGTCTTTACTGGATACAGTAGAAATGAAAGTAGGGCGACAGCGCTATCTACGATTGTCCGCAGAGATCAGTTTGTATTCAGATCTATGTATCGTCTGGAATCCGACTAAAAAAGTCATCGGTTGCTATGATGAAGAGCATTTAACATATACCGCTTTGGGTACATGGTCAGATTTTAGTGATGATCCTGGCAAGTTTATGGATTCATTAGTATAG
- a CDS encoding nucleoside hydrolase — MSQVQSVYFNHDAGVDDLVSLFMLLQMENVKLTGVSVIPADGYLEPGAAASRKIIDRFGTYAPEVARSNSRGKNPFPAAWRMHTFYVDALPILNESGKMEAPLAELPAHRHMIQQLLQTEGKTTLLFTGPLTDLARALDEAPEIEDKIEKLVWMGGGFAHGNVDEPEHDGSAEWNVFWDPEAAHRVWQSKIVIDLVALESTIKVPLDLNIRKRWSTDRRYEGVDFLGNCYACCPPLVHMENNSTYYFWDVLTTLSIGRPDIVQKKVVNCVVIPDGPSQGRTVEQADGRPVNFVYDTNPTAFFDYMIELAKKSAPARY, encoded by the coding sequence ATGTCACAAGTTCAATCGGTTTATTTTAACCATGATGCTGGAGTCGATGATCTAGTATCTCTATTTATGTTATTGCAGATGGAAAATGTAAAATTAACAGGGGTATCGGTTATTCCAGCAGACGGATATTTGGAACCTGGTGCAGCAGCTAGTCGCAAAATTATTGATCGTTTTGGCACATATGCGCCAGAAGTAGCTCGTTCCAATTCACGCGGTAAAAATCCTTTTCCAGCGGCATGGCGGATGCATACATTTTATGTAGATGCGTTACCTATTCTAAATGAATCCGGGAAAATGGAAGCACCACTGGCTGAATTACCAGCTCACCGTCATATGATTCAGCAATTGTTACAAACAGAAGGAAAAACAACATTGCTATTTACCGGCCCTCTTACCGATCTAGCTCGTGCGCTTGATGAAGCTCCAGAGATCGAAGACAAAATTGAAAAATTAGTCTGGATGGGTGGCGGATTTGCACATGGGAATGTCGATGAGCCTGAACATGATGGAAGTGCAGAATGGAATGTATTCTGGGATCCTGAAGCGGCACATCGGGTATGGCAAAGTAAGATCGTGATCGATCTGGTTGCTTTAGAAAGTACCATTAAAGTGCCTTTAGACTTAAATATCCGTAAACGCTGGTCAACAGACCGTCGTTATGAAGGTGTCGATTTCTTAGGTAACTGTTATGCTTGTTGTCCACCGCTTGTACATATGGAGAACAATTCAACGTATTATTTCTGGGATGTATTAACCACATTGTCGATTGGTCGTCCAGATATTGTACAGAAAAAAGTAGTCAATTGTGTTGTGATTCCAGATGGTCCATCACAAGGTAGAACGGTAGAACAAGCCGATGGTCGTCCGGTGAATTTTGTATATGATACGAATCCGACTGCCTTTTTTGATTATATGATAGAACTTGCGAAAAAATCAGCACCGGCTCGTTATTAA
- a CDS encoding diacylglycerol/lipid kinase family protein: protein MYNKGLLIYNGHAGSLTPELLGTALSILSLALSELNVRRTDQPGEAQQLCKELGEQYDVVYILGGDGTVHECINGLALLDHPPVIGVLPGGTCNDFSRALMMPQQMAKAAEVLNERYTRTIDIGTVNGQYFTNFYGIGLIAETSQNINPDLKGAFGKISYFLSTLQTVRTAEPFTFHLTHDEGESDGEAIMIYVANGRFLGTNPLPFPASSLEDGLLDVLIIREAGLPLLRELVSRKTEEVWNPQYSNIDYIRTTKATLTTAQPMPADMDGEIYLETPAELGVLSGKLTFLIGEPVADIQ, encoded by the coding sequence ATGTATAACAAAGGGCTACTTATTTATAACGGACATGCAGGTTCGCTAACTCCAGAATTACTAGGAACGGCTTTGAGTATTTTGTCGTTAGCATTATCTGAATTGAATGTACGCCGAACAGATCAACCGGGTGAAGCACAACAGCTATGCAAAGAATTAGGAGAACAATACGATGTTGTCTATATTCTAGGTGGAGATGGTACAGTGCATGAATGTATTAACGGATTAGCATTACTGGATCATCCGCCGGTTATAGGTGTATTGCCAGGTGGTACATGTAATGATTTCTCGCGCGCACTGATGATGCCTCAACAAATGGCCAAAGCGGCAGAAGTACTGAATGAACGCTATACACGTACGATTGATATTGGAACGGTGAATGGACAATACTTTACGAACTTTTATGGTATTGGATTGATCGCGGAAACGTCGCAAAATATCAATCCTGATCTGAAAGGCGCTTTCGGTAAAATCAGTTATTTTCTTAGTACATTACAGACTGTACGTACTGCTGAACCGTTTACGTTTCATTTGACTCATGATGAAGGAGAAAGCGACGGGGAAGCGATTATGATCTATGTAGCCAATGGACGCTTTTTGGGAACGAATCCGTTACCCTTTCCAGCAAGCTCGCTTGAAGATGGTCTGTTAGATGTGCTGATTATTCGTGAAGCAGGATTACCTTTACTACGTGAATTGGTAAGTCGCAAAACAGAAGAAGTCTGGAATCCACAATACAGTAATATTGATTATATTCGCACTACAAAAGCCACATTAACTACTGCTCAACCGATGCCTGCGGATATGGATGGCGAAATTTATTTGGAGACACCCGCAGAGCTAGGTGTATTATCAGGAAAATTAACATTTCTGATCGGAGAACCCGTAGCAGATATACAATAA